A window of Macrotis lagotis isolate mMagLag1 chromosome X, bilby.v1.9.chrom.fasta, whole genome shotgun sequence contains these coding sequences:
- the AVPR2 gene encoding vasopressin V2 receptor isoform X3, whose translation MLRASTASAAPGPHSNSSLPGNTSSSNSEARNPWLAQAEVALLAAMFVLPQLAWDITDRFQGPDFLCRAVKYLQMVGMYASSYMILAMTLDRHRAICRPMLAFRHGGARWNRPILVAWALSLIFSLPQLFIFSQQEVEDGTGTLDCWALFIEPWGLRAYVTWIALMVFVAPAAGIAACQVLIFREIHASLSPRASGVGPSEGARVSAAMTKTVRMTLVIVIVYVLCWAPFFLVQLWSVWDPQAPREGPPFVLLMLLASLNSFTNPWIYASFSSSVSSELRSLFCCSQAPTLASLGPPDDSCITASSSLTKDTSS comes from the exons ATGCTGAGAGCTTCTACAGCATCAG CAGCCCCTGGGCCCCATTCCAACAGCAGTCTTCCTGGCAACACCAGCAGCAGCAACAGCGAAGCACGAAACCCATGGTTGGCCCAGGCTGAAGTGGCGCTGCTGGCAGCCATGTTT GTGCTTCCACAGCTGGCTTGGGACATCACAGACCGCTTCCAGGGTCCTGATTTTCTTTGCCGAGCCGTCAAGTATCTGCAGATGGTGGGCATGTATGCTTCCTCTTACATGATCCTGGCCATGACCCTGGACCGCCATCGAGCCATCTGCCGCCCCATGTTGGCATTCCGCCATGGTGGGGCTCGCTGGAATAGACCCATCCTGGTTGCATGGGCTCTGTCATTGATCTTTAGCCTGCCCCAACTCTTTATCTTCAGCCAACAGGAGGTAGAGGATGGTACTGGGACCCTTGACTGCTGGGCCCTCTTTATTGAGCCTTGGGGACTCCGGGCCTATGTCACTTGGATTGCCCTAATGGTGTTTGTGGCACCAGCTGCAGGCATTGCTGCCTGCCAGGTGCTCATCTTCCGAGAGATCCATGCTAGCCTCTCCCCAAGAGCAAGTGGTGTGGGGCCTAGTGAAGGGGCCCGGGTCTCAGCAGCCATGACCAAGACAGTGAGAATGACCTTGGTGATAGTGATTGTGTACGTGCTATGTTGGGCTCCCTTCTTCCTAGTGCAGCTGTGGTCGGTGTGGGATCCCCAGGCACCTCGAGAAG GACCACCCTTTGTGTTGCTCATGCTTCTGGCCAGTCTCAACAGCTTCACCAATCCTTGGATCTACGCCTCCTTCAGCAGCAGTGTCTCCTCTGAGCTGCGCAGCCTCTTCTGCTGCTCCCAGGCCCCAACTTTGGCCAGCCTTGGTCCCCCCGATGACTCCTGCATAACTGCCAGCTCCTCTCTCACCAAGGACACATCCTCCTGA
- the AVPR2 gene encoding vasopressin V2 receptor isoform X1, whose protein sequence is MLRASTASAAPGPHSNSSLPGNTSSSNSEARNPWLAQAEVALLAAMFVCVTLSNILVLGALARRGRRSRWAPMHVFIGHLCLADLAVALFQVLPQLAWDITDRFQGPDFLCRAVKYLQMVGMYASSYMILAMTLDRHRAICRPMLAFRHGGARWNRPILVAWALSLIFSLPQLFIFSQQEVEDGTGTLDCWALFIEPWGLRAYVTWIALMVFVAPAAGIAACQVLIFREIHASLSPRASGVGPSEGARVSAAMTKTVRMTLVIVIVYVLCWAPFFLVQLWSVWDPQAPREGPPFVLLMLLASLNSFTNPWIYASFSSSVSSELRSLFCCSQAPTLASLGPPDDSCITASSSLTKDTSS, encoded by the exons ATGCTGAGAGCTTCTACAGCATCAG CAGCCCCTGGGCCCCATTCCAACAGCAGTCTTCCTGGCAACACCAGCAGCAGCAACAGCGAAGCACGAAACCCATGGTTGGCCCAGGCTGAAGTGGCGCTGCTGGCAGCCATGTTTGTATGTGTGACGCTGAGCAATATATTGGTGCTGGGGGCTCTGGCCCGCAGGGGCAGACGAAGCCGGTGGGCCCCTATGCATGTCTTCATTGGCCACCTGTGTCTGGCTGATCTGGCTGTGGCCCTGTTCCAGGTGCTTCCACAGCTGGCTTGGGACATCACAGACCGCTTCCAGGGTCCTGATTTTCTTTGCCGAGCCGTCAAGTATCTGCAGATGGTGGGCATGTATGCTTCCTCTTACATGATCCTGGCCATGACCCTGGACCGCCATCGAGCCATCTGCCGCCCCATGTTGGCATTCCGCCATGGTGGGGCTCGCTGGAATAGACCCATCCTGGTTGCATGGGCTCTGTCATTGATCTTTAGCCTGCCCCAACTCTTTATCTTCAGCCAACAGGAGGTAGAGGATGGTACTGGGACCCTTGACTGCTGGGCCCTCTTTATTGAGCCTTGGGGACTCCGGGCCTATGTCACTTGGATTGCCCTAATGGTGTTTGTGGCACCAGCTGCAGGCATTGCTGCCTGCCAGGTGCTCATCTTCCGAGAGATCCATGCTAGCCTCTCCCCAAGAGCAAGTGGTGTGGGGCCTAGTGAAGGGGCCCGGGTCTCAGCAGCCATGACCAAGACAGTGAGAATGACCTTGGTGATAGTGATTGTGTACGTGCTATGTTGGGCTCCCTTCTTCCTAGTGCAGCTGTGGTCGGTGTGGGATCCCCAGGCACCTCGAGAAG GACCACCCTTTGTGTTGCTCATGCTTCTGGCCAGTCTCAACAGCTTCACCAATCCTTGGATCTACGCCTCCTTCAGCAGCAGTGTCTCCTCTGAGCTGCGCAGCCTCTTCTGCTGCTCCCAGGCCCCAACTTTGGCCAGCCTTGGTCCCCCCGATGACTCCTGCATAACTGCCAGCTCCTCTCTCACCAAGGACACATCCTCCTGA
- the AVPR2 gene encoding vasopressin V2 receptor isoform X4, producing MFVCVTLSNILVLGALARRGRRSRWAPMHVFIGHLCLADLAVALFQVLPQLAWDITDRFQGPDFLCRAVKYLQMVGMYASSYMILAMTLDRHRAICRPMLAFRHGGARWNRPILVAWALSLIFSLPQLFIFSQQEVEDGTGTLDCWALFIEPWGLRAYVTWIALMVFVAPAAGIAACQVLIFREIHASLSPRASGVGPSEGARVSAAMTKTVRMTLVIVIVYVLCWAPFFLVQLWSVWDPQAPREGPPFVLLMLLASLNSFTNPWIYASFSSSVSSELRSLFCCSQAPTLASLGPPDDSCITASSSLTKDTSS from the exons ATGTTTGTATGTGTGACGCTGAGCAATATATTGGTGCTGGGGGCTCTGGCCCGCAGGGGCAGACGAAGCCGGTGGGCCCCTATGCATGTCTTCATTGGCCACCTGTGTCTGGCTGATCTGGCTGTGGCCCTGTTCCAGGTGCTTCCACAGCTGGCTTGGGACATCACAGACCGCTTCCAGGGTCCTGATTTTCTTTGCCGAGCCGTCAAGTATCTGCAGATGGTGGGCATGTATGCTTCCTCTTACATGATCCTGGCCATGACCCTGGACCGCCATCGAGCCATCTGCCGCCCCATGTTGGCATTCCGCCATGGTGGGGCTCGCTGGAATAGACCCATCCTGGTTGCATGGGCTCTGTCATTGATCTTTAGCCTGCCCCAACTCTTTATCTTCAGCCAACAGGAGGTAGAGGATGGTACTGGGACCCTTGACTGCTGGGCCCTCTTTATTGAGCCTTGGGGACTCCGGGCCTATGTCACTTGGATTGCCCTAATGGTGTTTGTGGCACCAGCTGCAGGCATTGCTGCCTGCCAGGTGCTCATCTTCCGAGAGATCCATGCTAGCCTCTCCCCAAGAGCAAGTGGTGTGGGGCCTAGTGAAGGGGCCCGGGTCTCAGCAGCCATGACCAAGACAGTGAGAATGACCTTGGTGATAGTGATTGTGTACGTGCTATGTTGGGCTCCCTTCTTCCTAGTGCAGCTGTGGTCGGTGTGGGATCCCCAGGCACCTCGAGAAG GACCACCCTTTGTGTTGCTCATGCTTCTGGCCAGTCTCAACAGCTTCACCAATCCTTGGATCTACGCCTCCTTCAGCAGCAGTGTCTCCTCTGAGCTGCGCAGCCTCTTCTGCTGCTCCCAGGCCCCAACTTTGGCCAGCCTTGGTCCCCCCGATGACTCCTGCATAACTGCCAGCTCCTCTCTCACCAAGGACACATCCTCCTGA
- the AVPR2 gene encoding vasopressin V2 receptor isoform X2, translating into MLRASTASAPGPHSNSSLPGNTSSSNSEARNPWLAQAEVALLAAMFVCVTLSNILVLGALARRGRRSRWAPMHVFIGHLCLADLAVALFQVLPQLAWDITDRFQGPDFLCRAVKYLQMVGMYASSYMILAMTLDRHRAICRPMLAFRHGGARWNRPILVAWALSLIFSLPQLFIFSQQEVEDGTGTLDCWALFIEPWGLRAYVTWIALMVFVAPAAGIAACQVLIFREIHASLSPRASGVGPSEGARVSAAMTKTVRMTLVIVIVYVLCWAPFFLVQLWSVWDPQAPREGPPFVLLMLLASLNSFTNPWIYASFSSSVSSELRSLFCCSQAPTLASLGPPDDSCITASSSLTKDTSS; encoded by the exons ATGCTGAGAGCTTCTACAGCATCAG CCCCTGGGCCCCATTCCAACAGCAGTCTTCCTGGCAACACCAGCAGCAGCAACAGCGAAGCACGAAACCCATGGTTGGCCCAGGCTGAAGTGGCGCTGCTGGCAGCCATGTTTGTATGTGTGACGCTGAGCAATATATTGGTGCTGGGGGCTCTGGCCCGCAGGGGCAGACGAAGCCGGTGGGCCCCTATGCATGTCTTCATTGGCCACCTGTGTCTGGCTGATCTGGCTGTGGCCCTGTTCCAGGTGCTTCCACAGCTGGCTTGGGACATCACAGACCGCTTCCAGGGTCCTGATTTTCTTTGCCGAGCCGTCAAGTATCTGCAGATGGTGGGCATGTATGCTTCCTCTTACATGATCCTGGCCATGACCCTGGACCGCCATCGAGCCATCTGCCGCCCCATGTTGGCATTCCGCCATGGTGGGGCTCGCTGGAATAGACCCATCCTGGTTGCATGGGCTCTGTCATTGATCTTTAGCCTGCCCCAACTCTTTATCTTCAGCCAACAGGAGGTAGAGGATGGTACTGGGACCCTTGACTGCTGGGCCCTCTTTATTGAGCCTTGGGGACTCCGGGCCTATGTCACTTGGATTGCCCTAATGGTGTTTGTGGCACCAGCTGCAGGCATTGCTGCCTGCCAGGTGCTCATCTTCCGAGAGATCCATGCTAGCCTCTCCCCAAGAGCAAGTGGTGTGGGGCCTAGTGAAGGGGCCCGGGTCTCAGCAGCCATGACCAAGACAGTGAGAATGACCTTGGTGATAGTGATTGTGTACGTGCTATGTTGGGCTCCCTTCTTCCTAGTGCAGCTGTGGTCGGTGTGGGATCCCCAGGCACCTCGAGAAG GACCACCCTTTGTGTTGCTCATGCTTCTGGCCAGTCTCAACAGCTTCACCAATCCTTGGATCTACGCCTCCTTCAGCAGCAGTGTCTCCTCTGAGCTGCGCAGCCTCTTCTGCTGCTCCCAGGCCCCAACTTTGGCCAGCCTTGGTCCCCCCGATGACTCCTGCATAACTGCCAGCTCCTCTCTCACCAAGGACACATCCTCCTGA